In Deltaproteobacteria bacterium, a genomic segment contains:
- a CDS encoding class I SAM-dependent methyltransferase, giving the protein MVTQEQIDQQWDDEGVIPDTINPDTDYLIDRMTCETLETVDPRPGEWILDIGCGRALDLLSLEPKGATLFGFDGSHIMIGRAATNFSKRGVPLRLVCGSAENLPYADQSFDKIFCKGAIDHFYDPGQALREMIRVLKPDGRVIIAVANFNNLGFRIAKLYDRIYKVIRDKRISGSHMWDKPEDHTYKFNRSFLLNILPRDVRIDRDFGISLFWGFPKWGRFLKSLPEKTAKRILQTMDRIAHKCPNLADVLVVRIERVSMGGEKSFET; this is encoded by the coding sequence ATGGTCACACAGGAACAGATAGACCAGCAATGGGACGATGAAGGGGTTATTCCTGACACAATAAATCCAGACACGGATTATCTTATTGACCGGATGACCTGTGAGACTCTGGAGACAGTTGACCCCCGCCCTGGCGAATGGATCCTGGACATCGGATGCGGCCGCGCCTTGGACCTGCTTTCTTTAGAACCCAAAGGGGCAACCCTCTTCGGATTCGATGGCTCACATATTATGATAGGCAGGGCTGCAACAAATTTCTCGAAAAGAGGCGTTCCTCTCAGACTGGTTTGTGGCAGCGCGGAAAACCTTCCCTATGCTGACCAGAGCTTTGATAAAATTTTCTGCAAGGGAGCCATTGATCACTTTTACGATCCTGGCCAAGCCTTGCGTGAGATGATCAGGGTCCTCAAGCCAGACGGACGAGTAATTATCGCCGTCGCCAACTTCAATAACCTGGGGTTTAGAATCGCGAAGTTATATGATCGAATCTACAAGGTTATCAGAGATAAAAGAATTTCAGGCTCTCACATGTGGGACAAACCTGAGGATCACACCTATAAGTTCAACCGTTCTTTCCTCCTGAATATACTCCCGCGGGATGTCCGAATTGATCGGGATTTTGGGATCTCTTTGTTTTGGGGTTTCCCCAAATGGGGAAGATTCTTAAAGTCCCTGCCCGAGAAGACGGCCAAGAGGATCTTGCAAACCATGGACCGGATAGCCCACAAATGTCCCAACCTGGCTGACGTGCTGGTGGTTCGTATTGAGCGAGTCTCTATGGGTGGTGAAAAATCCTTTGAGACTTAG
- a CDS encoding methylenetetrahydrofolate reductase C-terminal domain-containing protein has protein sequence MIVGERKPLDEIIEMIKDAKKILIVGCKGCVTVCNAGGSKEVGILASTLRLARLKDNNPLEVDELTLERQCDPEYIEALDEQVPNYDLILSMACSIGPQFISERFPEAQVYPALNTCFMGGSMEHGIWAEYCQACGDCKVHLFGGYCPIARCSKSLLNGPCGGSADGKCEVDKEIDCVWHLIVTKLMKQGKLNQLTQVKPLKNWTTSRDGGPRKIVREDLKL, from the coding sequence ATGATTGTAGGAGAGAGAAAACCGCTTGATGAAATTATTGAAATGATCAAGGATGCGAAAAAGATTCTCATCGTGGGTTGCAAAGGCTGCGTCACGGTCTGTAACGCCGGTGGGAGCAAAGAAGTTGGCATTCTGGCTTCTACCCTCCGCCTTGCCAGGTTAAAGGACAATAACCCTCTTGAGGTGGACGAATTGACGTTGGAGCGTCAATGTGATCCGGAGTACATCGAGGCACTCGATGAACAGGTGCCAAATTACGACCTCATTTTATCTATGGCTTGCAGTATTGGCCCGCAGTTTATTTCCGAACGTTTTCCTGAGGCCCAGGTCTATCCGGCCCTTAATACTTGTTTCATGGGCGGATCCATGGAGCATGGTATATGGGCCGAATACTGCCAGGCCTGTGGAGATTGCAAGGTTCACCTTTTCGGCGGTTACTGCCCTATCGCCCGCTGTTCCAAGAGCCTTCTCAACGGCCCCTGCGGAGGATCGGCAGATGGCAAGTGTGAGGTTGATAAGGAGATTGACTGCGTCTGGCACCTGATCGTGACCAAGCTCATGAAGCAGGGCAAGCTGAATCAACTTACACAAGTTAAGCCCCTCAAGAATTGGACCACAAGCCGTGACGGCGGTCCTCGCAAAATCGTGAGGGAGGACTTGAAATTATGA
- a CDS encoding molybdopterin-dependent oxidoreductase codes for MRRFKPLKSNGIRLVKPLIRGTDGKWAKETWETTLDFLAEKMNSLVKDTRGEGIFGLVSSRCSNADP; via the coding sequence ATGCGCAGATTCAAACCCCTGAAAAGTAACGGCATCCGGCTGGTCAAGCCCTTGATCCGAGGAACCGATGGTAAATGGGCGAAAGAAACCTGGGAAACCACCCTGGACTTTCTGGCCGAAAAAATGAATTCCCTGGTAAAAGACACCAGGGGCGAGGGCATTTTTGGTCTGGTCTCAAGCCGATGTTCCAATGCTGATCCCTGA
- a CDS encoding methylenetetrahydrofolate reductase, with product MKSDSNLEKLLNAGQFVITGECGPPRSSNAEVVREKAKYLKNHVDAVNVTDNQTSVVRMSSLAGCLILQQEGIEANMQMVCRDRNRIAIQSDILGATSLGIRNMLCLSGDHQKFGDHPESKNVFDLDSIQLIQTVKMMRDERKLISGQEMEEGTEPRLFIGAAVNPFADPFEFRVHRLAMKIAAGVDFVQTQCIYNMDKFREYMKQAYDMGLTEKVYILAGITPMKSVGMARYMQRSVPGMDVPEEVISRLRGAEKGSQAQEGIKIALDQIQELKEIPGVAGVHLMAIEWEEKVPEIVEAAGLLPRPTV from the coding sequence ATGAAATCAGACAGTAACCTGGAAAAGCTTCTTAACGCCGGCCAGTTTGTCATAACCGGGGAATGCGGTCCGCCGCGCAGTTCGAATGCTGAGGTCGTTCGGGAGAAAGCGAAGTATCTTAAAAATCATGTGGACGCGGTAAACGTGACCGACAATCAGACCAGTGTGGTCAGGATGTCCAGTCTGGCCGGATGCCTGATCTTACAGCAGGAAGGCATTGAGGCCAACATGCAAATGGTCTGTCGGGACCGCAATCGCATTGCCATCCAGTCCGACATTTTGGGCGCAACCTCTCTGGGTATCCGGAATATGCTCTGTCTGTCCGGCGACCACCAGAAATTCGGCGACCATCCTGAATCCAAAAATGTCTTTGACCTGGATTCCATCCAGCTCATCCAGACGGTGAAGATGATGAGGGATGAGCGAAAGTTGATTTCCGGCCAGGAGATGGAGGAAGGAACCGAGCCGAGGCTGTTTATCGGGGCGGCGGTAAACCCTTTTGCCGACCCATTTGAGTTCAGGGTTCACCGTCTAGCCATGAAGATTGCGGCAGGTGTTGATTTCGTCCAGACCCAGTGTATTTACAACATGGATAAATTCAGGGAGTACATGAAGCAGGCCTATGACATGGGTCTAACGGAAAAGGTTTATATCCTGGCTGGAATCACGCCCATGAAGTCAGTTGGTATGGCTCGATACATGCAAAGGTCCGTTCCTGGCATGGACGTTCCGGAAGAGGTCATCAGCCGCCTTCGAGGTGCAGAAAAGGGGAGCCAGGCCCAAGAAGGCATAAAGATCGCCTTGGATCAGATTCAAGAGCTCAAAGAAATTCCCGGCGTGGCCGGTGTGCATCTGATGGCCATTGAATGGGAAGAAAAGGTTCCTGAGATCGTGGAAGCGGCCGGGTTACTGCCTCGGCCGACGGTTTAA
- a CDS encoding glycosyltransferase family 4 protein encodes MHDHKDKLKICLLSYRGNPYCGGQGIYIQYLAQELRKLGHEVHALIGPPYPISMDGARVDQIANNIYFGSKSSEILKRSSLRDLLNPLHLYEYTASRIGVFPEIRAFSFRAYFRLREILKRERYDIIHDNQCLGYGFLLMKNFGIPIISTIHHPLSIDRKIWFEQPHSLRTMIKRMLYYPLVMQRIVANRLDGIITVSRDSAVQIQKDFGVDEKKIRVVYNGLDASIFRPIPEVEKFPNRIIFVGNLADPKKGLEYVLKAMPLLDRNVHLIVVNGGTPPRVSSQDLIQRYELGDRIHITGQVDQEELVRWYSSAQVAVVPSLYEGFGFPAAEAMACELPVVATTAGALPEVVGTNKKSGYLVPPRNSERLAEAIGDLLKDPAKCQEMGKAARQRILNDFSWEKSTKQLVQVYQEVASAYR; translated from the coding sequence ATGCATGACCACAAAGATAAATTGAAAATTTGCCTTTTGAGTTATCGTGGCAACCCTTACTGCGGGGGACAGGGAATCTACATCCAGTATCTGGCTCAGGAATTGAGGAAGCTAGGTCACGAGGTTCACGCGCTTATCGGTCCTCCTTACCCGATATCCATGGATGGGGCCCGGGTGGATCAGATCGCAAACAACATCTACTTTGGGTCCAAGTCCTCGGAAATATTGAAGCGATCCTCGCTCCGGGACCTTTTAAATCCTCTTCACCTGTATGAGTATACCGCTTCCAGAATAGGTGTCTTCCCTGAGATCCGGGCTTTTAGTTTTAGAGCCTACTTCCGCCTTCGGGAAATACTGAAACGGGAAAGGTATGATATCATCCACGATAACCAGTGCCTGGGCTATGGCTTCCTTTTGATGAAAAATTTTGGTATCCCTATAATTTCCACAATCCATCATCCCCTGTCCATTGACCGCAAAATCTGGTTCGAACAACCGCACTCTTTGAGGACGATGATCAAGCGTATGCTTTACTACCCCTTGGTCATGCAGCGGATTGTGGCCAATCGCCTCGATGGCATCATTACGGTCTCCAGAGATTCAGCCGTCCAGATTCAAAAGGATTTCGGGGTTGACGAGAAAAAGATTCGAGTGGTTTACAACGGTCTTGACGCTTCAATATTTCGTCCTATCCCTGAGGTCGAGAAGTTTCCCAACCGGATAATATTCGTAGGCAATTTGGCCGACCCGAAGAAGGGCCTGGAGTATGTGCTCAAAGCCATGCCTCTCCTGGACCGGAACGTCCATCTGATCGTCGTTAATGGCGGGACTCCGCCTCGAGTTTCGAGTCAGGACCTGATCCAGCGCTATGAACTCGGGGATCGTATCCACATTACCGGTCAGGTTGACCAGGAAGAGCTGGTTAGATGGTATTCTTCCGCACAGGTGGCGGTCGTGCCTTCTCTCTATGAGGGCTTTGGATTTCCTGCTGCCGAGGCCATGGCCTGTGAGCTGCCGGTCGTGGCCACCACTGCTGGAGCCCTGCCTGAAGTAGTTGGGACCAATAAAAAGAGCGGCTACCTGGTTCCGCCCAGAAACTCGGAGCGCCTGGCCGAGGCCATCGGTGACCTGCTCAAGGATCCGGCTAAGTGCCAGGAAATGGGCAAGGCAGCGCGGCAGAGGATTCTGAACGACTTCAGCTGGGAAAAGTCAACCAAGCAATTGGTGCAGGTCTATCAAGAGGTTGCGAGTGCTTACCGTTGA
- a CDS encoding glycosyltransferase family 4 protein, with protein sequence MNICLQCYRGNPYCGGQGIYLYNLSQALVKQGHEVTMLVGPPYPNPMPGVRVIKLPNKHVWGIKIKKLLLLHDLKDLLTPLNLFEYVASRTGYCPEPLAFSLRAALKFKELHRARSFDVIHDVETLGFGLLLARAHGVPAVSTIHHPLIRDLAAFLPRASSWREQYHNTVFYPLLMQGMVARRIDGMITSSHVGLKKLKEAFRVKPKKVHLVYTGVNAHTFSPDPSVERNPDDILFVGNAEDPRKGFRYLLEAMPELPSRVSLTVVDKGEPDKHYAPGLVRSMSLEGRVTFTGRLTEAELIERYRRTQVLVMPSLFEGFGLPVAEAMACGTSVVTTRTGSLPEVVGDDQEGGLLVPPKDSRALAEAIHKVISEPDFSKALGQRARKRVERLFSWERTAKNTVQVYQNLIHHQTARRTAAFPKGTSRCMTTKIN encoded by the coding sequence ATGAACATTTGTTTGCAATGTTATCGCGGAAATCCTTACTGTGGCGGGCAGGGAATTTATCTGTACAATTTAAGCCAGGCTCTGGTAAAACAGGGACATGAGGTGACAATGCTCGTCGGCCCTCCGTACCCGAACCCCATGCCTGGGGTGCGAGTAATCAAGCTGCCCAATAAGCATGTCTGGGGCATCAAGATAAAGAAATTACTTCTTTTACACGACCTGAAAGATTTATTAACTCCACTGAACCTCTTTGAATATGTGGCCAGCCGAACGGGTTACTGCCCAGAGCCTTTGGCCTTCAGTCTCAGGGCGGCTTTGAAATTCAAAGAACTCCACCGGGCCAGGTCTTTTGATGTGATTCATGATGTCGAAACACTGGGATTTGGACTCCTGTTAGCCCGAGCACACGGGGTTCCTGCCGTTTCAACGATACACCATCCGCTCATCCGCGACCTGGCTGCATTTTTACCACGAGCGTCTTCCTGGCGGGAACAATATCACAACACGGTTTTTTACCCTCTCTTGATGCAAGGGATGGTGGCCCGCCGGATTGACGGCATGATCACCTCTTCTCATGTTGGTCTGAAAAAGCTGAAAGAAGCTTTCCGTGTGAAACCCAAAAAGGTTCACCTCGTTTACACGGGCGTAAATGCGCATACATTTTCACCAGACCCCTCGGTGGAGCGGAATCCTGATGACATCCTCTTCGTAGGCAACGCTGAGGACCCGCGAAAGGGATTCCGTTATCTTTTAGAGGCGATGCCTGAACTGCCATCTAGAGTGAGCCTGACAGTGGTAGATAAGGGCGAACCGGACAAGCATTATGCTCCCGGTCTGGTCAGGTCCATGAGCCTTGAAGGCCGGGTCACATTTACAGGAAGATTGACTGAAGCCGAGCTGATCGAGCGGTATCGCCGGACTCAGGTGCTGGTGATGCCTTCTCTGTTTGAAGGCTTCGGGCTTCCTGTGGCAGAGGCGATGGCCTGCGGGACATCGGTTGTCACCACCCGAACCGGGTCCCTGCCAGAGGTGGTTGGAGATGACCAGGAAGGAGGGTTGTTGGTTCCTCCAAAGGACTCGCGAGCTTTGGCCGAGGCGATTCACAAAGTCATCTCTGAACCGGATTTTTCCAAGGCGCTTGGTCAGCGCGCCCGCAAACGCGTCGAGCGCCTATTTAGCTGGGAACGAACCGCTAAAAATACGGTTCAGGTCTATCAGAATCTGATCCATCATCAAACGGCTCGACGAACCGCGGCTTTTCCGAAAGGAACATCACGATGCATGACCACAAAGATAAATTGA
- a CDS encoding hydrogenase iron-sulfur subunit: MAAFEPKIIAYCCQYUAYAAADLAGSMRLQYSPNVKIILVPCTGRVDILHLLKALEDGADGVYVAGCIEGDCHYINGNIKARKRVEYVQTVLESMGVEPERVAMYNMSTADGPRFAQVAEEFTAKIKELGPSPFARTKAQAA, from the coding sequence ATGGCTGCGTTTGAACCGAAAATAATCGCTTACTGCTGTCAGTACTGAGCTTATGCTGCTGCGGACCTGGCAGGTTCGATGAGACTGCAGTATTCGCCCAATGTCAAGATCATCCTCGTGCCCTGTACGGGTCGGGTGGACATCCTGCACCTGCTTAAGGCTCTTGAAGACGGAGCTGATGGGGTGTACGTGGCTGGCTGCATAGAAGGCGACTGTCACTATATCAACGGGAATATCAAAGCTCGTAAGAGAGTGGAATACGTACAGACGGTGTTGGAAAGCATGGGTGTGGAACCGGAGCGGGTTGCGATGTATAACATGTCTACGGCCGACGGACCACGTTTCGCGCAGGTAGCTGAAGAATTCACCGCCAAAATTAAAGAGCTGGGACCTAGTCCGTTTGCAAGAACCAAGGCCCAGGCAGCCTGA
- a CDS encoding (2Fe-2S) ferredoxin domain-containing protein — protein MAKLKLEDLKKIKDQVLKDTALREGGATAKITVHMGTCGIASGARQVMEALMDEVSQCDRKDITVTTSGCIGLCSEEPIVTVELLNQEPIRYHFVEPNKMRQIFRRHILEGEVQDEFVMAKGSEHSNRSEKELGDS, from the coding sequence ATGGCCAAGTTAAAATTGGAAGATTTAAAAAAAATTAAAGATCAGGTCCTTAAAGACACCGCTTTACGTGAAGGAGGGGCCACGGCTAAGATCACGGTTCATATGGGCACCTGTGGCATCGCCTCCGGTGCGCGCCAGGTAATGGAAGCATTGATGGACGAGGTCAGTCAGTGCGATCGTAAGGACATTACGGTCACTACCTCGGGCTGTATAGGTTTGTGCAGTGAAGAACCTATCGTCACGGTTGAGCTGTTGAATCAGGAGCCCATCCGTTATCACTTTGTGGAGCCAAACAAGATGCGTCAGATTTTTAGACGCCATATTCTGGAAGGAGAGGTCCAAGACGAATTTGTAATGGCCAAAGGCAGTGAGCACTCAAACCGATCGGAGAAAGAATTAGGAGATAGTTGA
- a CDS encoding class I SAM-dependent methyltransferase encodes MLTVDFKQLKPSEGDLILDAGCGEGRHSFALNKAGCKVFGLDFDHQCVSKAQYVFREMVKNGEANGPALFIQGDTLQLPFPNATFDRIICAEVMEHIPDDRHVVSELFRVLKPGGVMAVTVPTPFTEHVYKRLSWKYFRTPGGHIRIYRPQQLFRLLTSSGLKIYAITFAHAFHSFYWVLRCLSGLDNEEAKIPKLYHRFLHQVVLNDQLKHWEKSCNHFFPKSMVVYTQKPF; translated from the coding sequence GTGCTTACCGTTGACTTTAAACAATTGAAGCCTTCGGAGGGTGATCTTATCCTGGACGCCGGATGCGGAGAAGGTCGGCACAGCTTCGCCCTGAACAAAGCCGGCTGTAAAGTTTTTGGCCTGGATTTTGATCATCAATGCGTGAGTAAGGCCCAATATGTATTTCGGGAAATGGTTAAAAACGGCGAGGCGAACGGCCCGGCCCTGTTCATCCAGGGAGACACTCTTCAGCTCCCTTTCCCCAACGCTACTTTTGACAGGATCATCTGCGCCGAGGTCATGGAGCATATTCCCGATGATCGGCATGTGGTCTCTGAACTGTTTCGGGTGCTGAAACCAGGAGGCGTGATGGCGGTGACCGTGCCAACGCCGTTTACGGAACATGTATACAAGCGGCTTTCCTGGAAGTATTTTCGCACGCCGGGAGGGCATATCAGGATCTACCGTCCCCAACAGCTCTTCCGTCTTCTCACCTCCAGCGGGCTAAAAATTTACGCCATTACCTTTGCCCATGCTTTTCACAGTTTTTACTGGGTCCTGAGGTGCCTCTCCGGATTGGACAATGAAGAGGCCAAGATTCCCAAGCTATACCATCGCTTCCTTCACCAGGTCGTTCTGAACGATCAGCTCAAGCACTGGGAGAAATCCTGCAACCACTTTTTCCCCAAAAGCATGGTTGTTTACACGCAAAAGCCTTTTTAG
- a CDS encoding NAD(P)H-dependent oxidoreductase subunit E: protein MDRTIFNTRPDDITDEMLNKVDEIIARLKGSRGSLIPALQATQEVCGYLPAYIQDYLAKGLGIAGSDVFGVVTFYSFFTMVPRGRHIIRVCLGTACFVKGANQTLNRLEHKLNIKVGETTEDRRFTLEAVRCLGACSLAPVTMIDGESHRGMTSNKIMDVVNRYE, encoded by the coding sequence ATGGACCGAACAATTTTTAATACAAGGCCGGACGACATCACGGATGAAATGTTGAATAAGGTTGACGAGATAATCGCCCGGCTTAAAGGTTCTCGGGGTTCGCTTATTCCTGCCCTTCAGGCCACCCAGGAAGTCTGTGGTTATCTGCCAGCCTATATTCAGGATTATCTGGCCAAAGGACTCGGAATTGCCGGGAGCGACGTCTTTGGCGTGGTGACTTTTTACTCCTTTTTTACGATGGTGCCTCGGGGACGCCATATCATCCGTGTCTGTTTAGGGACGGCCTGTTTTGTCAAAGGGGCCAACCAGACACTGAACCGCCTGGAGCATAAACTTAATATCAAGGTCGGGGAAACAACTGAGGACAGAAGGTTTACTTTAGAGGCTGTTCGCTGCTTGGGGGCGTGTAGTCTTGCTCCAGTGACCATGATCGATGGCGAAAGCCACCGCGGCATGACCTCGAACAAAATCATGGATGTTGTTAACCGATATGAATAA
- a CDS encoding FAD-dependent oxidoreductase, whose amino-acid sequence MKTFRSHALICTGTGCISSGSLEVKAALEAELKNKGLADVVEVGETGCIGYCAAGPFMSVYPEKVLYQNLTVDDVPELVSEHFQKGRPVERLFYREPDKKEKIPEMLELPFFANQRIVVLRNKGLINAEKIDEYIARDGYLGAAKALLEMAPQEIIEEVKASGLRGRGGAGFPTGRKLELGAGSNGRLKYMICNADEGDPGAFMDRSVLESDPHVILEGMIIAAKAINAHYGYIYCRAEYPLAVRNLNIAIEQATEYGLLGKDILGSGFEFGLEVYQGAGAFVCGEETALIASIEGKRGMPRPRPPFPAESGIFGHPTINSNVETYANIPRIILQGSAWYASIGTETSKGTKVFALTGDVNNNGLVEVPMGTTVGTIIYDIGGGIPNGKRFKAVQLGGPSGGCIPIQHLNAPVDYESITKLGAIMGSGGMIVMDEDTCMVDMARFFMEFVQDESCGKCPPCREGTKRMLEILEKICEGRGEPEDLTTLEELSAQILNSALCGLGQTAPNPVLSTLRYFRNEYEAHIYEKRCPAVVCSSLFKTPCQHACPVEMDISSYVALVRAERLNDAYKVLLKTNPFPSVCGRVCNHRCESKCRRGALDQAISIKYLKRFITDNGQKPTLEKVPVTRQQKIAVIGGGPSGLTAARELALRGYAVTVFEELSQAGGMLRWGIPEYRLPRDILQEEIDDILSLGVELRCKTKVGQDISWNNLRKDFDVIYLATGAPQSTSLGVEGEELKGVDGAVEFLRELNMGEKPTVGKRVAVIGGGNSAVDASRSALRLGAEEVTILYRRLRPDMPAQEEEIKAAEDEGVNIEFLVNPLRFTGDNSHVGKVVCQRMSLGEFDASGRRRPVPLEDDFLTVDADQVIVAIGQATDLAFATQNGDINVSKRSFVKIEAGMRARASEAMIFAGGDVVTGPDTVIGAIAAGQKAAVEIDTAIRENNGEPAYIPPPQEEIEIPKVLEEIPDRLREIMPETSAAERVRDFSEVELGFSKEAALAEACRCLRCDLSEEEEA is encoded by the coding sequence ATGAAGACTTTTCGTTCCCATGCTTTGATATGCACAGGCACTGGATGTATTTCCTCAGGGAGTTTGGAGGTTAAAGCGGCGCTGGAGGCTGAACTGAAAAACAAGGGGCTGGCTGATGTAGTCGAGGTTGGAGAAACCGGCTGTATTGGTTATTGCGCCGCCGGGCCGTTCATGAGCGTTTACCCTGAAAAGGTGCTTTACCAAAATTTGACAGTTGATGATGTCCCTGAATTAGTCAGCGAACATTTCCAAAAAGGCCGGCCGGTTGAAAGGCTGTTTTACCGGGAACCCGATAAAAAAGAAAAAATCCCCGAGATGCTGGAGCTTCCCTTCTTCGCCAACCAGCGTATTGTGGTCCTGCGTAACAAGGGCCTGATCAACGCAGAGAAAATAGATGAGTATATTGCCCGGGACGGTTATCTGGGCGCGGCCAAGGCGCTTTTAGAAATGGCGCCTCAAGAAATTATTGAAGAAGTAAAGGCTTCAGGCCTCCGGGGCCGTGGCGGAGCTGGTTTCCCTACCGGCCGGAAACTAGAACTTGGGGCAGGGTCCAATGGCCGGCTCAAGTATATGATCTGTAACGCAGACGAAGGGGACCCCGGGGCTTTCATGGACCGCTCGGTCCTGGAGTCTGATCCCCATGTCATCCTGGAAGGCATGATCATTGCCGCCAAGGCCATTAACGCCCATTATGGATATATTTACTGCCGGGCAGAATACCCCCTGGCTGTGAGAAACCTTAATATCGCCATCGAACAGGCAACCGAGTACGGGCTCCTGGGCAAAGATATATTGGGCTCCGGCTTTGAGTTTGGCCTGGAGGTTTACCAGGGCGCCGGGGCCTTTGTCTGCGGCGAAGAAACAGCCTTGATAGCCTCCATCGAAGGTAAACGAGGCATGCCGCGGCCGAGGCCGCCCTTTCCGGCGGAATCAGGTATATTTGGCCATCCTACCATCAATAGCAACGTCGAAACATACGCCAACATCCCCAGGATTATCCTTCAAGGTTCAGCATGGTATGCCTCTATTGGGACGGAAACGAGCAAGGGAACCAAGGTATTTGCCTTGACTGGTGATGTTAATAATAATGGCCTGGTGGAGGTGCCTATGGGGACCACCGTCGGGACCATTATTTATGATATTGGCGGCGGGATTCCCAATGGGAAACGATTCAAGGCGGTCCAGCTAGGCGGTCCTTCCGGGGGGTGCATTCCGATCCAGCATCTTAATGCCCCTGTGGACTATGAATCAATAACTAAACTGGGGGCCATCATGGGTTCAGGCGGGATGATCGTCATGGACGAGGACACCTGTATGGTGGATATGGCCCGCTTCTTCATGGAATTCGTTCAGGACGAATCCTGTGGAAAATGTCCACCCTGCCGCGAGGGAACCAAGCGCATGCTTGAAATTTTGGAAAAAATCTGTGAGGGTCGCGGCGAGCCGGAAGACCTGACCACCCTGGAGGAGCTTAGCGCACAGATTTTAAACTCCGCCCTTTGCGGCCTTGGCCAGACAGCGCCCAATCCAGTCCTTTCCACGCTCAGGTATTTCCGGAATGAGTACGAAGCCCATATTTATGAAAAACGATGTCCGGCCGTGGTGTGTTCCAGCCTTTTCAAGACGCCCTGTCAACACGCCTGCCCTGTGGAGATGGATATCTCCAGTTACGTAGCCCTGGTGCGCGCCGAGAGGTTAAATGACGCCTATAAAGTCCTTTTGAAAACCAACCCCTTCCCCTCCGTATGCGGCCGGGTCTGCAACCACCGATGCGAATCCAAATGCAGGCGAGGCGCGCTGGATCAAGCGATCAGCATCAAGTACCTCAAACGCTTCATTACAGACAATGGCCAGAAACCCACGCTAGAGAAGGTACCGGTGACGCGACAGCAAAAGATCGCCGTCATCGGCGGGGGCCCGTCGGGTCTGACGGCCGCCCGGGAGCTGGCCCTGAGAGGATATGCCGTAACAGTTTTTGAAGAACTTTCCCAAGCCGGCGGGATGCTTCGCTGGGGAATTCCAGAATACCGGCTTCCCAGAGATATCCTTCAGGAAGAGATTGACGACATCCTGAGCCTGGGTGTCGAACTCCGATGCAAGACCAAAGTTGGCCAGGACATCTCCTGGAATAACCTCCGAAAGGATTTCGATGTTATTTACCTGGCGACAGGCGCCCCTCAGAGCACCAGTCTGGGAGTGGAAGGAGAGGAGCTTAAAGGCGTGGACGGAGCCGTGGAATTCCTGCGCGAACTTAACATGGGAGAGAAGCCCACAGTGGGGAAGCGGGTCGCGGTCATCGGAGGCGGCAATTCGGCTGTTGACGCCTCACGCTCCGCCTTAAGACTTGGGGCCGAGGAAGTTACTATTCTTTATCGAAGACTAAGGCCGGATATGCCTGCTCAGGAAGAGGAGATCAAGGCGGCTGAGGATGAAGGCGTGAACATCGAGTTCCTGGTAAATCCCCTGCGCTTTACAGGTGACAATAGTCATGTGGGGAAGGTCGTTTGCCAGAGAATGTCACTTGGTGAATTCGACGCCAGCGGAAGAAGAAGGCCTGTGCCTCTGGAGGATGATTTCCTAACGGTGGATGCGGATCAGGTGATCGTGGCCATTGGGCAGGCCACTGATCTGGCCTTTGCCACTCAGAATGGGGACATCAATGTCTCAAAGAGAAGCTTCGTGAAAATCGAAGCAGGCATGCGGGCACGAGCGAGTGAAGCCATGATATTCGCCGGAGGAGACGTGGTCACCGGTCCTGACACGGTAATTGGAGCGATTGCCGCGGGACAAAAGGCAGCGGTTGAGATCGATACAGCCATTCGGGAAAACAATGGCGAGCCGGCCTACATCCCGCCTCCTCAGGAAGAGATTGAAATCCCAAAAGTCCTTGAAGAGATTCCAGACAGGCTTCGAGAGATCATGCCCGAAACCTCTGCAGCCGAGAGAGTCCGAGATTTCAGCGAGGTGGAACTCGGTTTCTCTAAAGAGGCAGCTCTGGCTGAGGCCTGTCGCTGCCTCAGGTGTGATCTTTCAGAGGAAGAAGAAGCTTAA